The following proteins are co-located in the Siansivirga zeaxanthinifaciens CC-SAMT-1 genome:
- a CDS encoding CBU_0592 family membrane protein, whose translation MNFTDWIGFIGVFQILLAYLLNILGKLSNKHLVFMLLNVVGASMACLASILLNYWPFIILEAVWALASLYALLSYKKQ comes from the coding sequence ATGAATTTCACAGACTGGATTGGTTTTATAGGTGTTTTTCAAATACTACTCGCCTATCTTTTAAATATTTTAGGCAAATTATCGAACAAGCATTTGGTTTTCATGCTATTAAATGTGGTGGGCGCTTCTATGGCGTGTTTAGCGTCTATACTTTTAAATTACTGGCCTTTTATAATTTTAGAAGCTGTTTGGGCTTTGGCTTCGTTATACGCGCTTTTATCTTACAAAAAGCAGTAG